A region of Pleionea litopenaei DNA encodes the following proteins:
- a CDS encoding PhoX family protein — MKSTKIFIRSTLSVAIASTLFLAGCADDGDMGPMGAQGPTGPAGNDGQDLTAPPRLSRFATVPFGAEVTGLYKTDNGELFFNVQHPADDLPAPENNAAVGVVAGFDLDQLDPRFTPVSVPASASAEGQTTQVAVGTFQALGRADDTLAGAIPFGLGGIINAANDAELKQSQDPDFNAFIPTSADGKSGFLFTAWEDRPGAMTRLTVDKNDDGTWNVTDGINVNFAAVLGTMINCFGSVSPWGTPLTSEENYEAENTDQWNNPAYASGYPNYADVSLVKDYLGGTFPNPYNYGYIVEITDPTEAAPVPVKHFTLGRSAHENAVVMPDRKTVYLTDDGTDKAFYKFVATNANDLSAGTLYAAKLTQDATSDLTKAGFDIEWIELGSSNNTEIAGWIADYDGIDETDYVEGSTSYITDAEIADWATNGTGDDRYAFLETLKAAEAKGATTEFRKMEGIMINYNGAANKTIPYMYVAMSEVARGMSDTTGDIQLEENRCGVVYRFGLEADYNVTRMDPAVVGGPYDADAAGSRCNVENISNPDNLLVLNDGRVVIGEDTGNHENNMIWIYNPKGE; from the coding sequence ATGAAATCAACAAAAATATTTATTCGTTCAACCTTATCAGTGGCGATTGCCTCTACTTTATTTTTAGCGGGTTGTGCCGATGATGGCGATATGGGTCCTATGGGCGCACAAGGACCAACGGGACCAGCAGGAAACGATGGCCAAGATTTAACCGCACCACCAAGACTTAGCCGTTTTGCAACCGTGCCTTTCGGAGCAGAAGTAACTGGCTTATACAAAACTGACAATGGCGAGCTATTTTTTAATGTTCAACATCCAGCCGATGATCTTCCTGCACCAGAAAATAATGCAGCGGTTGGCGTTGTAGCTGGGTTCGATTTAGATCAACTAGACCCGCGCTTCACTCCAGTTTCAGTTCCAGCGAGCGCGAGCGCTGAGGGTCAAACCACGCAAGTTGCTGTTGGTACCTTCCAAGCACTAGGACGTGCAGATGACACCTTAGCGGGAGCCATTCCTTTCGGTTTAGGTGGCATCATCAATGCAGCAAACGATGCTGAATTAAAGCAATCGCAAGATCCAGATTTCAATGCATTCATCCCGACTAGCGCAGATGGCAAAAGTGGCTTCTTATTCACCGCATGGGAAGATCGACCTGGGGCGATGACACGCTTAACCGTCGATAAAAATGACGACGGCACGTGGAATGTTACCGACGGCATTAACGTTAACTTCGCAGCCGTGCTAGGCACCATGATTAACTGTTTCGGTAGTGTATCTCCTTGGGGTACGCCACTCACTTCAGAAGAAAACTACGAAGCTGAGAATACGGATCAATGGAATAACCCAGCGTACGCTTCAGGGTATCCTAACTACGCCGATGTTAGCTTGGTAAAAGATTATTTGGGAGGAACATTCCCTAACCCTTACAACTACGGTTACATCGTAGAGATCACCGACCCAACAGAAGCCGCCCCGGTACCAGTAAAACACTTTACTCTCGGCCGTTCCGCTCATGAAAATGCGGTTGTAATGCCCGACCGTAAAACCGTTTACTTGACCGATGATGGTACTGATAAAGCCTTCTATAAGTTCGTCGCGACCAACGCTAATGACTTGTCGGCAGGAACGTTATACGCGGCTAAGTTAACCCAAGATGCAACGTCAGACTTAACTAAAGCGGGCTTTGACATCGAGTGGATTGAGTTGGGAAGCTCTAACAATACTGAAATCGCTGGTTGGATTGCTGACTATGACGGTATTGATGAAACTGATTACGTTGAAGGTTCTACCAGCTACATCACTGATGCAGAAATCGCTGATTGGGCAACCAATGGCACTGGCGACGACCGCTACGCTTTCTTAGAAACGTTAAAAGCCGCGGAGGCAAAAGGTGCGACCACTGAGTTTCGTAAAATGGAAGGCATCATGATCAATTACAATGGTGCTGCGAATAAAACCATTCCTTACATGTATGTGGCGATGTCAGAAGTCGCTCGTGGCATGTCTGACACGACTGGTGATATTCAACTCGAAGAGAATCGTTGTGGCGTCGTTTACCGATTTGGTTTAGAAGCCGACTACAATGTTACCCGTATGGATCCCGCCGTGGTTGGTGGTCCTTACGATGCGGATGCGGCAGGCAGCCGTTGTAACGTAGAAAACATCTCTAACCCTGACAATTTATTAGTATTGAATGATGGTCGAGTGGTGATTGGTGAAGATACTGGCAACCATGAAAACAACATGATTTGGATTTATAACCCAAAAGGTGAATAA
- a CDS encoding diguanylate cyclase domain-containing protein — protein MSTENEGKWMLKTVSVPTQFEPLFEEAEKKVHQFFEQQRQAPEEGTIEIHGSRYVLVRGAAFSVEFFQLVRKIFGSDKHLEADRFSASLLYELAHAVGQSDARNFHETMGLTDPIARLSAGPIHFSHTGWAFVDILPESQPSPDEDFFLVYKHPFSFECDAWLETDSQVEHPVCIMNAGYSSGWCQESFGIPLEAREITCRSLGDESCLFIMAQPQCIEQKINDYIDGHSELELADQQLAFNSYLGSNTSFEQHSTDEKPWHSSLHQRLLTYARNLESTQKQLSENIRLLEAEIEERKRIERELQESEVRWRELTDATFDAILVSRDSRILDWNFASTKLFNVTPEVLEKVSLIELFGEEHREKIAEAIKSGETQITSLQLLQSGKETIVDIQIHQTHYRDKPALIFAVRDVTEQTKAMQRLERLANYDALTGLPNRTRFQRIVNRSILASNFSDKHGMLFLDLDNFKAINDNFGHSAGDLLLYELSRRMSEAIRGNNTICRLGGDEFAVWIPDLECDEDAEQVARQIIHCLKTPIEIQRVSHRVTFSIGIAIYPHDGTDYATLSRHSDTAMYQAKKLGKNRFCSYSQVKR, from the coding sequence ATGAGTACAGAGAATGAAGGTAAATGGATGTTAAAAACGGTCAGTGTTCCCACGCAATTTGAACCCTTGTTTGAAGAAGCTGAGAAAAAAGTACATCAGTTTTTTGAACAGCAGCGACAGGCGCCAGAAGAAGGCACCATCGAAATTCATGGCTCTCGCTATGTGCTTGTGCGCGGCGCAGCATTTTCGGTTGAATTTTTCCAGTTGGTGCGCAAAATCTTTGGTTCAGATAAGCACTTAGAAGCCGATCGCTTTTCTGCTAGCTTGCTGTATGAACTGGCACATGCTGTTGGTCAGTCTGACGCCCGTAATTTTCATGAAACAATGGGACTCACCGATCCCATTGCTCGACTTTCAGCCGGACCAATACACTTTTCTCATACGGGTTGGGCGTTTGTTGATATTTTGCCTGAATCACAGCCATCACCTGACGAAGATTTTTTTCTTGTATACAAACACCCATTTTCATTTGAGTGCGATGCTTGGTTAGAGACTGACTCTCAAGTAGAGCACCCTGTTTGCATCATGAATGCGGGATACTCCAGTGGTTGGTGCCAAGAAAGCTTTGGCATTCCTTTAGAAGCTCGAGAAATTACCTGTCGTTCATTGGGGGATGAAAGCTGCTTGTTTATCATGGCTCAACCGCAATGCATTGAGCAGAAAATAAATGATTACATCGATGGTCATTCAGAACTTGAGTTAGCCGATCAACAACTCGCCTTTAACTCTTACCTTGGTAGTAATACTTCTTTTGAGCAGCATTCTACCGATGAAAAACCATGGCACTCGTCGTTGCATCAGCGTTTACTGACTTATGCTCGAAACTTAGAGTCTACGCAAAAGCAGCTGTCAGAAAATATTCGGCTTTTAGAGGCTGAAATTGAAGAACGTAAACGGATAGAGCGGGAGTTACAGGAGTCTGAAGTTCGTTGGCGAGAGCTGACCGATGCTACTTTTGATGCCATCTTGGTCAGTCGAGATTCTAGAATTTTAGACTGGAACTTTGCTTCGACAAAACTGTTTAACGTTACGCCAGAAGTGTTAGAGAAAGTGTCGTTAATCGAGCTGTTTGGTGAAGAGCATCGTGAGAAAATTGCTGAAGCTATTAAAAGCGGAGAAACTCAAATTACCTCACTGCAATTATTGCAGTCGGGTAAAGAGACCATTGTTGATATTCAAATTCATCAGACTCATTATCGGGATAAGCCGGCACTTATATTTGCCGTTCGTGATGTAACGGAGCAGACTAAAGCGATGCAACGTTTGGAGCGTTTGGCGAATTATGACGCTTTGACTGGCTTACCAAATCGAACTCGATTTCAGCGCATTGTTAATCGCAGTATTTTAGCTTCAAACTTCAGCGATAAACATGGCATGTTGTTTCTTGACCTAGATAACTTTAAAGCGATCAACGATAACTTTGGTCATTCGGCCGGAGATTTATTGCTGTATGAATTGTCGCGTCGAATGAGCGAGGCGATTCGAGGGAATAATACCATTTGTCGACTTGGTGGAGATGAGTTTGCTGTTTGGATTCCTGATTTAGAGTGTGATGAAGATGCTGAGCAAGTCGCCCGACAAATTATTCATTGCTTAAAAACGCCCATTGAAATTCAACGCGTCAGTCATCGGGTAACCTTTAGTATCGGTATTGCCATTTACCCTCACGACGGTACCGACTATGCGACTTTGTCTCGCCACTCAGACACGGCAATGTACCAAGCGAAAAAATTGGGTAAAAATAGATTCTGTAGTTATTCGCAAGTAAAACGCTAG
- a CDS encoding VOC family protein has protein sequence MSRFLHAMIRTTDPQASIRFYTDGLGLKLIKQNDYPDAKFSLYFLGEDEHGPMVELTHNHDDREYSHGDQFGHLAYQVDDIYVMCQHLQDMGVTILRPPRDGRMAFIKDPNGISIELLQKGDALERKEPWASMESQGSW, from the coding sequence ATGTCTCGATTTTTACATGCGATGATTCGAACCACGGATCCGCAAGCTTCTATCCGCTTTTATACCGACGGTTTAGGACTCAAATTAATCAAGCAAAATGACTATCCAGACGCTAAGTTTAGTTTGTACTTTTTGGGCGAAGATGAGCATGGACCTATGGTTGAACTCACACACAACCATGATGACCGAGAATACAGTCACGGTGATCAATTCGGTCATTTAGCTTATCAAGTCGATGACATCTATGTTATGTGTCAGCACTTACAAGATATGGGAGTGACTATTTTACGACCACCTCGCGATGGACGAATGGCCTTTATCAAAGATCCGAATGGCATCTCAATTGAATTGCTACAGAAAGGTGATGCGCTAGAGCGCAAAGAACCTTGGGCGAGCATGGAAAGCCAAGGCAGCTGGTAA
- a CDS encoding NAD(P)/FAD-dependent oxidoreductase, which produces MKSFDVVIIGAGAAGLMCAISAGSRGKSVLVLEHARKVGRKILMSGGGRCNFTNMYTEPDNFLSQNPHFCKSALSQFTQWDFIAMVEKHGIPYHEKTLGQLFCDNSSKDIVDLLLSECQAVSVDIRTRAEVTAIEPLASGFQVNCGSQSFRGQSLVVATGGLSIPSMGPHGFGYKIAEQLGLSMVKTRAALVPFVMDKQWQSCFSELSGSSLDVVATAGHQSFREGMLFTHKGLSGPAILQISSYWRSGEKVTLDLLPNTDIAAELITARESSPNIYLRTWLARLVTKRMAEAFCRHWFEDLPLHQLSNKKIQEIATKINHLSIMPNSTEGYKTAEVTLGGVNTDHLSSKSMMVQDIPGLYFIGETVDVTGHLGGFNFQWAWASGWAAGQHLE; this is translated from the coding sequence ATGAAGTCATTTGATGTTGTTATTATTGGCGCTGGTGCTGCTGGGTTAATGTGCGCAATAAGTGCAGGTTCTCGTGGTAAATCAGTGTTAGTACTAGAACATGCCCGTAAAGTTGGACGAAAAATATTGATGTCCGGTGGTGGACGCTGCAACTTCACCAATATGTACACAGAGCCAGACAATTTTCTTTCTCAAAACCCGCATTTCTGTAAATCTGCATTAAGTCAATTTACCCAGTGGGACTTTATCGCCATGGTAGAAAAGCATGGCATTCCTTATCATGAAAAAACGCTGGGCCAGTTGTTCTGCGATAATAGCTCGAAAGACATCGTTGATCTTTTGCTCTCCGAGTGTCAAGCCGTCTCGGTGGATATTCGCACGCGAGCTGAGGTTACCGCTATCGAACCACTCGCGTCCGGATTTCAGGTAAACTGTGGATCCCAGTCATTTCGTGGTCAATCATTGGTTGTGGCGACTGGTGGGTTAAGTATTCCATCGATGGGGCCTCATGGTTTTGGTTATAAAATTGCAGAGCAACTCGGATTAAGTATGGTCAAAACACGAGCCGCGTTGGTGCCATTCGTGATGGATAAACAATGGCAAAGTTGTTTTTCTGAATTGTCAGGGAGTAGCCTTGATGTTGTTGCTACGGCAGGGCATCAAAGTTTTCGAGAAGGTATGTTATTTACCCACAAGGGACTCAGTGGTCCGGCAATTTTACAAATCTCCTCTTATTGGCGCAGTGGAGAGAAGGTTACGCTCGATTTACTTCCGAATACAGATATTGCCGCTGAACTTATCACTGCGCGAGAATCCAGCCCTAATATTTATCTACGAACTTGGCTAGCGCGTCTAGTCACCAAAAGAATGGCAGAGGCCTTTTGTCGGCATTGGTTTGAAGACTTACCACTGCATCAATTGTCGAATAAAAAAATTCAAGAAATTGCGACTAAAATAAATCACCTAAGTATCATGCCTAACTCTACTGAAGGGTACAAAACGGCTGAAGTGACTTTAGGAGGAGTCAATACGGATCACTTATCCTCAAAGTCGATGATGGTGCAAGATATTCCGGGCTTGTATTTTATTGGTGAAACGGTTGATGTAACTGGACATTTAGGTGGATTTAACTTTCAATGGGCTTGGGCATCGGGGTGGGCTGCGGGTCAACACCTCGAATAA
- a CDS encoding S1C family serine protease, which translates to MSFQSNLMRLFIISLLVVFSCSGLDASTQTVDENQERNAKQLFQDFKNRLYQVRTIDNASGSKASIGSAFAVQPNGILATNYHVVSKYILASEKYSLEVLTDAQNTLKAEVLSIDVINDLALLKVSKQASLPVIEFATSIPEQGDSIFSLGNPRDLGMTVVPGTYNGTTAHSMYDRILFSGSINPGMSGGPVLNTAGQLVGINVATSGNQISFLVPLQKLQTLIEQHDQNHTVDFETQAATQLISNQQRLMSAILDTQWQTIALGDAEVIGEVNDFITCWGESDTRGKDLFQQVYRRCRNSEYIYMAPDFSTGIFEMEFYFYSSEKLTNWQFYRMLNDAFASVSAGNVASEDHVTEYQCHSDFVGTKNTKISKAVYCVRQYRQYPELYDVLFLSASTSHQLKSLVSHYTLSGVNQVNAQQFLTRFLEQVQ; encoded by the coding sequence TTGAGCTTTCAATCGAACTTGATGCGACTGTTTATTATTTCTTTGTTGGTCGTTTTCAGCTGCTCTGGCCTCGATGCGTCCACTCAAACCGTCGATGAAAATCAAGAACGCAACGCAAAGCAGTTGTTTCAAGATTTTAAGAATCGCTTGTATCAAGTGAGAACCATCGATAATGCATCGGGCAGTAAAGCATCCATAGGTTCAGCTTTTGCGGTGCAACCCAACGGAATATTAGCGACTAACTATCATGTGGTTTCAAAGTATATTCTAGCCTCAGAAAAATACTCTCTGGAAGTTTTAACCGATGCTCAAAACACTTTGAAAGCCGAAGTTTTAAGCATTGATGTTATTAATGATTTAGCCTTACTCAAAGTGTCAAAGCAAGCGTCTTTGCCGGTGATCGAATTTGCGACGTCAATTCCGGAGCAAGGTGACTCGATTTTTTCGTTAGGCAATCCTCGTGACTTAGGAATGACCGTTGTGCCTGGTACTTACAATGGCACGACCGCTCACTCAATGTATGACCGCATCTTATTTTCTGGCTCGATCAATCCCGGAATGAGCGGTGGCCCTGTCTTGAATACGGCGGGGCAATTGGTTGGAATTAATGTGGCTACATCGGGCAATCAAATCAGCTTTCTGGTTCCTTTGCAAAAATTACAAACATTGATTGAGCAACATGATCAAAATCATACAGTTGATTTCGAAACACAGGCAGCTACTCAGTTAATCAGCAATCAACAACGATTAATGTCCGCAATTTTAGATACCCAATGGCAAACTATTGCTCTCGGTGATGCTGAGGTTATCGGCGAGGTGAATGACTTTATAACCTGCTGGGGTGAGTCTGATACGCGCGGTAAAGATTTATTTCAGCAAGTGTATCGGCGTTGCCGAAATTCTGAGTACATTTATATGGCTCCCGATTTTTCTACCGGAATTTTTGAAATGGAGTTTTATTTTTATTCGTCTGAAAAGCTGACTAACTGGCAGTTTTATCGCATGCTTAATGATGCGTTTGCAAGCGTCAGTGCTGGTAACGTCGCGTCTGAAGATCATGTGACTGAGTATCAATGTCATAGCGATTTTGTTGGTACTAAGAATACCAAGATAAGTAAAGCAGTTTATTGTGTCAGGCAGTATCGACAATACCCTGAGTTGTATGACGTATTGTTTTTATCGGCGAGCACTAGTCATCAACTGAAAAGCTTAGTGAGTCATTACACCTTGTCTGGAGTGAATCAAGTTAATGCGCAACAGTTTTTAACTCGATTTCTGGAGCAAGTACAATGA
- a CDS encoding FHA domain-containing protein, which produces MSLVIEEINRSKKVIQRFKFDERQEIRIGRALDNDVILNEPHVSPHHLILRQTDAGTWVAEDLNSVNGIRNSKRKLIPSGCEVKSGDTLLLGRSYLTIYDEQHPVEEAWSLHSIEDVFHYLSHPLVVFGLLVTFIFLEWQLTQAQEYRELSPSRLMNQLMYQLVVIFGWSSLWSLNGRILRHDSRFLSHLAVSLVAAMAYQWLPWLLRLLTYNWQLGLWYIEIGYFINGIIFSSMLWCNFYLALPQRPLSRILWVNGLTWSLVMIYLLPPMFDDQGFRSYPRYDSSLLPYSVQFVDSKSTNDFVKDTEVLFKRPKEQQNKQ; this is translated from the coding sequence ATGAGTCTAGTAATCGAAGAAATTAATCGTTCTAAAAAAGTCATTCAACGATTTAAGTTCGATGAGCGGCAAGAAATACGGATCGGACGTGCGCTTGATAATGACGTCATACTGAATGAACCTCATGTGTCTCCGCATCACTTGATTTTACGCCAAACAGACGCTGGAACTTGGGTCGCTGAAGATCTCAACAGTGTGAATGGCATTCGTAATAGCAAGCGCAAGCTCATTCCCTCTGGATGCGAAGTTAAATCGGGCGATACTTTGCTTCTAGGTCGCAGCTATTTGACCATTTATGATGAACAACACCCAGTTGAAGAGGCTTGGTCGTTGCATTCAATTGAAGATGTTTTTCACTATCTGAGTCATCCTCTTGTGGTCTTTGGATTATTGGTTACATTTATTTTTTTAGAGTGGCAATTGACTCAAGCTCAAGAGTATCGAGAACTCTCACCATCGCGACTAATGAATCAGTTAATGTACCAATTGGTGGTGATATTTGGTTGGTCGTCGTTGTGGTCTCTGAATGGTCGAATTCTTCGCCATGACAGTCGGTTTTTGAGTCATTTGGCTGTATCTTTGGTTGCTGCAATGGCCTATCAATGGCTCCCCTGGTTATTACGGCTGCTTACCTACAATTGGCAGTTGGGTCTTTGGTATATTGAAATCGGTTATTTCATCAATGGCATTATATTCTCGAGTATGTTGTGGTGTAATTTTTATCTCGCACTGCCTCAAAGGCCGCTATCACGTATCCTCTGGGTTAATGGTCTAACTTGGTCGTTGGTGATGATTTATTTACTTCCACCGATGTTTGATGATCAAGGGTTTCGAAGTTACCCTCGTTATGACAGCTCACTGTTGCCCTATAGTGTTCAATTTGTTGACTCAAAAAGTACCAATGACTTCGTTAAAGACACTGAGGTGCTGTTCAAGCGACCCAAAGAGCAACAAAATAAGCAATAA